The sequence TGATGTGGCGATCGGTGAGTACGAGGTTGACCAATACGAGGACGATGACGTCTGCGGAGATGCCAGCTCGATTGGCGCCGATTGCGTTGCGCAACGCCACACGCTTGCGCCTCACGATGACATCGATTGGCTGAAGTTCGATGGGCTTCGAGGCATTACCTATCGAGTCTTTACCTACGACATCGAACCATACATCACCGACCCGGACATTTATGTTTACTCCGGCGATTGCGGCAGCTTGACACTTATTGGGAGCGACGATGTTCCTGGCCTGGGCCAGAGTGGAAGCGTGGAGTTCTTCTGCGAAGAGACCGGGACCTACTACGTCGAGGTTAGACAGCACACATCTGGGGAGATCGGGTCATATTATTACATCGCTGTTTGCAGCGAGCTCTGGCCGATGGTGGGCTGCGACAAAGGCCACAGGGGCTACATGAACGCGGAAGGCCCGACGACGAACAAAGTCGAGTGGGCCCGGACGTTCGGCCAGTTTGACCTCAATGCCTACGCCTCGCTCGATCAGACCGGCCGGATATTTGTTTCCGCTACGGATGGCACCCTTTATGCAGTTCTGCCGAACGGGCGCCTCGATTGGCAGTATCCGACGGGCTTGGCGTCGGACTGGGGTCCAGTCGTTGACCACGCGGGCAACGCGGTTCTGGCGCTTCGGGGTGGCATGGTGTCATCGGTCGGGCCCGACGGAGCCTTGAACTGGGCGCTGTCAACGCCTTTGCCGGCTGAGATCACGGCGCCGCCCACGATTTCAGATACTGGTGCCGCCTTTTTCGGGCTGGAGGATTCGTCCATTGCTGCGGCGGTCGCAGATTCAGGCTTGGCCATTATGGGCTATCCTTTCACGCCTCCGCCTCCTGTGTCGGGTCGGGTTGTTGGCAGCCCAGCGATCGATTCTGAAGGCTTCGTCTATTTCACAACCGAGGGCAATGTTGATGTTTTCAACGTGTTTTGCATTGATCCACGTTCGGCAGTGTCGCTCCGGTGGCGGAGCCATGTTCCACCCGTGATCTTAACAGCTGCGCCGACGCTGAGCCATGATGATGCGGAGCTTTACGTGGGCGGTATGGATGGAGTTCTGTACGCGCTTGACACGAATTCTGGCGGCAATCTATGGAACTTCGCGACGGGCGGGCCTATCGTGGGCTCCGTCGCCGTCCACCCCGACGTGGGCATGGTGTTCATCCCATCAGAAGACGGTTCGCTGTATTGCGTCGATCCCGCCTCGCCCAGTGCTGCGGTTTGGGAATATGCGACGGGTGGTCCAATCCACTCTTCGCCCGCTGTTGACATCGCCGGTCGTATCTATTTCGGCAGCGACGACGGGTTCTTCTACTGTCTCAATCCCGATGGGTCGCTACTTTGGAGCTATGATTTCGGGATTCCGGTCGATTCCAGTCCTTCGCTCGACTCCTACGGATTCGTTTACATCACGGTCGGGCACGAGCTCTTCGTCTTTGACGAGTGGGTCCCCGACCCCAGGGCGCCCGAATCGTCATGCGACTGTCCGGCCAAGGTTACGAGCCCGCTTATTCCCGTTACGTGGGTCTCCAGAGACAACAAGAGCGGTGTGAAGTCCGTGTCGCTTTGGTATCGCTACAGTTCTGGCGGCACGTGGGGCAATTGGACTGATTCTGGGCTTGTAGGATATGCCGAGATAGGGACGTTTAATTTCGTCCCGACGCAAGAGGGCATCTACGAGTTTTACACGATCGCCGAGGATTACGCTGGCAACGTTGAGGGTGCACCAGCGTCGGCAGATTGCTCCTGTCTATACAACACCGCATATCCCGAATCATCCTGCACATCGCCCGAATACGATAATGCGATGCCAATCCCTGTTCAGTTCACCAGCAATGCCGTGAATGGCATCTTCCAGACCGTTCTGTGGTATCGATACAACGGCGGCGCATGGACATGCAGCGGCCAGGCCAAGCAGGCGTCAGGGGGCACGATCTACTTCGGCGTGAACCTCGGTAATGGGACTTACGATTTCTACTCCGTCGCGATCGATGCGATTGGGAACGAGGAGCTGAGGCCTACGGCGAGCACCCAGCCGGACACGACCACAATTTATGACATGATTCGCCCAGTCTCGAGCTGCTGGCTTACCGCTGACGGCGACTACACGAGCGATTCGACTATACCCATCCAGTTCAGAGGCTACGACGGGCTAAGTGGCTTGAACGAGACGGTTCTTTACTACCGTATCGGCTCGGGCGACTGGATTGATAGCGGGCTTTCATCCACCGGGGCTGAGGGCACGTTTGAGTTCGACACCTCAGCAACTGGAGAGGTCAAATACGATTTCACAACAGTTTCCGAGGACAATGCAGGGAACGTGGAGCTGGGCCCGAGCACGGCAAAGGCCTCGGTGGTCTATGATGCAACAGCCCCAGAATCGACCTGCACGCTCAACAGCCTGACGGATACCGAGATTCTATTGAACTATGATGTTGTTGACAGCAACCTCATTGTCGAGGTTCAACTCTGGTATCGCCTGGCCTTTGGAGACTGGGCGATGCACCCCAAGAAGGGCTCGGGCAGCTCCGGGATGTTCACGTTCGTCCCGCTCTTGGGTGATGGAACGTATGAGTTCTACACGGTCGCCGTTGACGCGGCCGAGAACGTGGAGCCTCCTGCGGGGCTTCCGGATGTGCTTTCGATATACTTCGACGTCAAGGCTCCAGAATCGCACTGTTCGGCGCCGGCCATTGCGACCTTCAACGAGATTCAGGTTGGTTTCCACGTCTTGGAGCTGAACAACGGCGTCAAGGAGGTCAAGCTCTTCGAGAGGTTCAACGATGGTGATTGGGAATATACTGGACTTTCTCGTCATGGGAATGACCAAGGCGTGTTTGAAGTCAGGCTCTACGATGGGGACGGCGCCTATGGCTTCTACACGACGGCCGAGGATTACCTTGGCAATATAGAGGATGTTCCTGACACAGCTGACGCGGTCGTTCTTCTCGATAGAGAGGCGCCAGTTTCCAGCTGCTCGTCCGGTGAGATCGCCTCGTCCGCGGTGATCAGTATAGCCTACGAGGCGCAGGACGCAGTCTCGGGCGTGAACAGGACGAAGCTCTTCAGCAGCTACAACGGAGCGAAGTTCACGGACACGGGCCTCGTGGGGTATGAGTCGAGCGGAGCGTTTTCGTTTGACGCGATTTTGGGCGATGGCGAGTACGCGTTTTACACAGTCGGCGTGGATGAGGCCGGGCATCGGGAGCGGATTCCCGACATGCCGGACACGGTAACGATACTCGACACGCAAGCGCCGTTCTCTCAGTGCAGTTGCCCAAGCGTGACGAACGCGACGGAGGTTACCGTTACCTTCCTGGCTGGTGATGAGGGGCTTGGTTCCGTAACGGTGAGCCTGTGGTTCAGCTTCAACTTCGGCGTTCCGGAGGACAGCGGCCTTTCGATGACGGCAGGCACCGGCGCTTTTGACTTCGAGCTTATGCACGGCGAGGGTATTTACTCGTTCTTCACGCTCGCGACCGACTCCGGCGGAAACGTTGAGGCAGCCAAGGATATGGAGTGTTCTGTTCTTTACGATGCCACCGCGCCGGTCTCGACGTGCACTAGCAGCACCTACGCAAACAAGTCGCCGCTTTCGATAGCGTTCGACGCCGAAGACCCCGACATTTCCTTTTCCATAGATGGCAGCGGCGTCAGGGGCACCTGTCTGTGGTATCGGTTCAAGAGATATGCTGGCGTTGAGTTCGGCGATTGGCAGGATTCGGGCGTCAGGATGGACCTTGCTGAGGGCACGTTTAGCCTTTGGGCGAAGGACGGCGAGGGCTTCTATGACCTCCAGACGAGGGCAGACGACAGGGCCGGTAACGTCGAGGCGCTCAAGGATGAGCCGGATTGCAGCGTCATCTATGACGTAACGCCTCCTGCGTCGTTCTGCACTTCGCCCGGAACAGTCTATGAGCCGAAGATACTGATCGACTATAACGTTTATGAGATCACGAGCGGCCTTGCTCGTGTGACGCTCTGGTATAAGTTTGAGAACGGCGAGTTCGAGAGCAGTCGTATAACCCGCACGAGTCCGAGGGGGCAGATAACGTTTATGCCGAAAGACGGCCAGGGCAGTTACTACTTCTACACGATCGGCGTTGACAACGCTGGGAACGTTGAAAGAGGACCGCTCGAGCCGGATTGCCAGACGATTTATGCGCTCAACGAGCCGGATATCAGCGTCTCGCCGATGTCGATCGACTTCGGAACACTGCCTCCGGCTCTAGGCCGAACTGTAACTGCGTATATCGAGGTGTCGAACGTTGGCCTTTTGCCTCTGAACATCTCTGATATATTGATCGATACCATGATTCCAGCCTTCACGAGCACGGCGGGCGCGATGACAATTGCCGCAGGGGCAAGCCAGCTGATCGATGTCTCGTTCTCGCCTCCTGGCCTGGGCCAGTTTAATGCGACCCTGGCTATCACGAGCAACGATCCGGATGAGCCTCTAGTTGAGGTCACGTTGACTGGACAGGGCGCTGCGTCAATGCAAAACCCCAGCATTCGGGTTGCGCCTCAAGATCTCGGCTTTGGCACGGTAACACTTGGTGAGACGAAAGCGGGCAACTTCACTGTAACCAACATTGGCGGAGCTGATCTGGTCATCTATAGCGTGCAGAATCAGCAGATGGTGTCCGTATTCAGCGACGCGCGAGGAGCGAGCTACTATCCGCATGTGGTGCCACCAAACGGCGGGACGATGACGATCAGGATCAACTTCAAGCCGACCGCGGCGAGTGATTACAGTACTTTCTTCGTTATCCGCCACAACGATTTCTACACGGACCTGACCAGTCCAGGCGCCACGACAGTCGCCTGCACTGGCACCGGCGTTACCGGGGGTGGACCCAGTATCCATGTCACTCCGGATAGGCTGGATTTCGGCAGGGTCACGGTGCGCACAACTGCTGAAAGGAGCGTTACCGTCTCTAACGTGGGTGGCGCGGACCTGATTATTACCGGGATGGAGACTGTGGGCTCGCAGACGGCATACACTGATGGGCAAGCGCCCTCATGGTACCCTCACGTTCTACAGCCCGGCGAATCTACCGAGATGGTCCGGAGGTTCACCCCCCCCACCCCTGGCTCCTATCCGGGCAGATTTGCCATTCTATCCAACGATCCCGAGAACCCTAGTTATAGAGTTGCCACGACAGGAGAGGGCGTCTCAGGCGCAGGCGGGCCGGATATTAGGTTGAGCCACGACGACATTAGGTTCGGCGTTGTCCATCTTGGAGGTGTTGCGGACTTAAGCGTTGAGATCTCAAACGTGGGAACTGCTGATCTCGAGGTCTCGTCCCTTGATGTAGAGAGTTCGACGCCCACCGTCTTTGGCGCCTTCTATAATGGATCGTTCCCGATTGTCATCGCGCCTGGCGGAAGCGAGCGGATCAGCGTAACTTTCCATCCGGCCGGCGAGGGCGATGAGACAGGGGAAGTGCATGTAAACAGCAACGACCCGGGCTCTCCACAGCTGACGATTACACTCAGCGGTGTAGGAAGTATCGGTGACGATGATTATCCGGTTCTCAACGTGAGTCCCCGGATTCTCGACTTTGGTGAAGTGCCGGTGGGCTCGACGAAAGAGATGACCATCACTGCTCGGAACGACGGGGCAGTAGTTCTTTACATCTACCGCATGGTCACCCCTGAGCCGTTTGGGGACGGTCAGGATGTGTCCTGGTATCCGTTTTGGGTGTTGCCGGGCAGCTCCGTTGAAATGACGGTTACGTTCAGCCCAACGGAGTCGGGTTTCTACAATGAGGGTATAGGGGTGAGTTCCAATGACCCAGATTGGTTGGCAGGGCGGATCGAGGTCACAGGCACAGGCGTTGCCGGCTATAGGGGCCCGGAGCTGTCGGTTTCTGCGGACAAGTTCAGCGTTCACGCCGGCGAGGAACTGGCGATTTCGTTTGGCATACAGAATCCAGGCCCAGCGCTCGCGGTCGATCTCTTAGGGGCGGTCGTTCTGCCTGACGGGACGTTCCTGTTCTATCCTGGGTTCTCGATGGAACCGCAGCCTGTGTTCATCAGAGTTGCAGAGGCTGCCGCAATAGGCCCAATCGAGATTCTGCGGGTTCCGTTCAGCAATGCGCTGCCCAAGGGCCAGTATGTGTTCTATGCCGCTGTGCTAAATCCATACAACTACGATATGCAGATTGAGGGCGATATCGCCTCAGCAACGTGGGTCTTTGAGTAGATAGCGTCCGGCGCTATTCAAATGTGATGTAGGGGGTGTGGGGCTGCTTGCCACACACCCCCTAAGGCTGGCGTAGAGGCGATGACACCGTTCGCCGGGCGCTTCTCGACTCCCATTGCCATCGAGGCGGAGCCGCCCGCCTGTTTCTCCACGAGGGTGGCGAGTTCCATAGCCTTGCTGACATCGGCGCCGCGCCTCATTCGCCAGGGCAATATCAGGTCCCGGCTCGCGTTGACATTTAAGCTACAGACCGATATTCTCAGCATTGGCGAATACTTGATCACAGTTTTAGGTGCTAAGCCGTAATACAGGGGAGGTTTGAGCAATGCGAAGAACAGTGATAATCACCGGAATTGTGATAGCGGCCCTGGCGAGCGCCGTATCATTGGCGGGCGAGCCGATCTGGCAGATGATGATGCACGACTGCCGGCACACGTGTCAGAGTAAGTTCAACGGGCCAAGTCGCGCGAACATCGCCTGGAGGACCTTGTCGGACCAACTTTTGTCCGGGCCGGTTGTAGTCGCGGAGGATGGCGCCATTTACGCTGTCGCTTTCCCGAACGGGCTTTTTGCTCTCGACAATTCCGGGGCGCTCAAGTGGTCTCAAGACTGCAACCTTCCTTCGTCAGTTGCCTTGGGCAACGACGGGACAGTGTATGTGCCTTGCGGCGCTTTGCACGCATTCTCATCGCGGGGGGAGCTCAAATGGCGAGGTCCTGGCGTCCAAAACATCACGGTTGGGCCAGACGGGACTATCTACGCGTGCACAGTGTCATCATTCTGCGCCTTGAGCACGGAAGGCGATGTCAAGTGGGAGTATTATACGGACGGCCGGAAGGTTCGTGAACCCGCTGTGGCGCCGAATGGGAATGTGTATGTGCTCGAGGACTATTGGTCTTTGGAGGATGGACGGCTTCTGGCTCTTGATTCCAAGGGCAACCTGCTATGGGAACAGGCAGTCTCGGGATTCGAGGTTAGCGATCTTCTAGCTGCCTCCGACTCCTCGGTCATTTTCTATTCCCTCTCTCAGGGCATTCTTTACTGCTACGGCCCAAACGGCGAACTCAACTGGAGCTTCAGCACCGGAATGAGCTTCGTTCCCTACGATGAGGCGGTCGCCGGCGATCCCTGCCTGGGCACATCGGAGGAGGGCACCATCTATCTTCTGGCAGACAAGCCCTGGTACGTGTCCACGCCAAATCCACCCTACGAGAGTCTGTTTTTCGCGCTCACTTCGGCCGGGGATCTGAAATGGTCACTCGAAATTCCTGGCTCGCCAGGGAATAACATCGCGATAGGCGCGAACGGCACCATATACGTAGGAGCCATTGCTGGGGGAACCAGTGATACGCTTTTCTCGTTTCAGCCAGATGGAACAGAGAACTGGCGCACGGAGATAGGCGGAGCCTCAGAACCGGTGATAGGCGGAGAGGGCGTGTTGTATATTAGTGGCTGGGGCCTGACCGCCATCGCAGATTATGGTTCTATGTACATCGATCTTTTTCTCGCCCAGAGCTGGTTCTACCCCGGCGACTCTCTGTCGCTTACAGTCGCGGGTGAAAACATGGGGCGCAGCACAGACGTCGATTTCTATCTGGTGATGTGGGATATCGATGGAAACATTTACTCCTGGCCTACTTGGCAGCCCGGGGTATCCCCCGGCCTGACGGATTTTCACATTCCATACGGGACGCGATGGACGCTGGAGAGCTTCGCGGAGCTGACGCTGCCGACCGACAGCCCGCCGATCAACCGACAGGCCAGATTCTGGTTCGCCGTAGCCCTCACCAAGCCACAAACGATGGAGTTCTTGTGCAGCGCTGACATGGAGAACATCAACTTCGTCACAAACTGGCGCCCGTGACTAAAACGTTGGTTAATCACGAATCATGTCCACTGCAGTCATCCTCGAGACATCAATGCCTATTTAGAAGGAGGCGCCATGAGATTCGTCAGGTCAATTGTTGCAGTCATTATTCCGCTGCTGTTCTGCGTTACCGCAACCGCAGAATACTACACATTCCCCGTTCCGGGCGACGAGGTTTGGGAGCTTGTCTCTGACACTGGTGTTACCAGGTTGTCCTGCAGCGATCGGTGCTCCGCCATCGACGGGCGCAATCGCCTCTACGTCTGCAACACCGGATACACAGTTGACCCCGAGATGAGGCGCTGGGACGGGACAAGTTGGTCGAAGGTCCCAGTTCCGGAAGGGATTTGGAGCGTCTGCGCAGGCCCGGACAACATCGTGCTTCTCGGTGAGAGCTGGAACCTGGGTTACGTGCGCGATGAGGAGTATCACGAAATCGAAATGCGCTATTCGTACTCCGACTGGCAGTTTACGACGTGCTTTGAGGACGACACGTGGGTTCTCTCGTCAGGTCCAGAAGATGGACTCCAGCGCACGAACTGGCGGCTAGGAGGAGGCGATTGGCTCGATAGACCAACCGGACGAGCCGTATATGAGATAGATGCTTGGAGGGGCACACACCGTTGGGCAAGCTGCTCGGACGGTCTATACTACCAAGAAAACGGCGCCGGCTGGCAGCTGCTTCGGATTGAGTCATTCCCCATTAACGACGACGTCTGGCTCCGGCAGGTCGAACCTTACAGCGAGAGGCTGGCCTGGGCGCTTGGTGACGATGGAGACCTATACCACCATACCGACGGAGGCCTCCACAACATCATTGATGAGGGAGCGCCTATCCCGAACGGCCCCGTTCTGCGGATTGCGATCGACCGGTTTGGGAATCCCTGGTGTGTTATCGGAAACGGCCAAATAGCCAGGTTCGATCGGAGTCAGTGGACGCACTACACATGCCCTTTCTTGACTGGTCGCGTGCAGGACATGGTGTTCGACCATTTCGAGAACCTCTACGTTATCACCAACGAGATGGTCGTTATGATGCGCAATGATTGGGACGGCATTGGACTGGACTTCGAGTGCACAAAAGACTCCTACCTGCCGGGCACACCGGTCGGGGTCAACGCCCTCGTCAGGAACGCGTCCTGGGTGGGTATCTTAGCCGACCTCTATATCGCATATCAGAACAAGCAGTCAGGCGAATTGCTCTTTTTGCCCGGCCCTTCCGGCGAGATCAAGCCAGTCATCGCAGGTCTCTGGGCCAGGCGAAGATCGCCGCTCTACATGGGCTACATCGACATAGGTCCTGCGCCGAACCAACCTGGAGAATACGCCGTGCTGATCGGTTTCACGCTCGAGGGCCGGTTCGACATTCTCAGCAGCAACATCGCGACGGACGATATTGTGGTCTCAAATCCCAACTGAATCATGCGTTTTTTCAGGCCAGTCGTCGAACACGGTGCGCCTCAACCACACAGCATCAAACGTGAAACCTAAACTCAATGATGTCGCCATCCGCGACGACGTAGTCCTTGCCCTCGAGGCGGTTCAACTTCTGCGCCTTGACCTCGCGCATAGAGTCAGCCTTCACGTAGTCATCGAAGGCGATGACCTCCGCCCGTATGAACCCACGGGCCATATCCGTGTGGACTGTGCCAGCGGCTTTGATGGCCGTCGTGCCTGCCCTAAGCGGCCACGCCCGGACCTCATCGTTGCCGATTGTGAAGAAACAGATCGTCTCAGTGGCGTCGTATGACGCCCGAATGATGCGCTCCTTGGCCAGGTCGGCCAGCCCGGCGTCCTGCATGAACATCGCACGGTCTTCCTCCTCCAGCTCGAGCAGCTCCCGCTCCAATCTGGCGCACAGCGCGACTACGCTGGCGTATTGAGGCGCCAGAGGCTTGAAGTCGGCTGCAATTTTCTTTAGCCTTTCGGTCGAGGCATCCTTCTCGTCAACGTTCAGAACGATCAGAAGTGGCTTGGCCGTCAAGAACTCGATGCTCTGAATGGCGGCCCGCTCCTCTGGGGAAAGCTCGAGCCGGGACAGCGGCGAGGCGCCTCTCAGGTGGTCGAGGCACTTGACGATAATCGCTCGCTCCCTCTCGAGGTCGTCGGACTTGGCCTTTAGATAAATGACGTCGATTTTCTCGACGCGTCGCTCGCAGACAACGATGTCTGCCTCAAACATTCTCTCGACGGACACGGCGACGGCGCGCTTCAGGTCTATGGTCTGGAAGATGTATGGCACGTTCGGATTCTCGAATCCACGAACGACAAGCCCGAGCACCGAGGCGCCCTTGACGGCGTTCAGGCTTGGCCCGATGGCGTCCTCAGGGCTTGGTTCGTGCAGATACGGGTCGAAATACTCGATCTTGGCCTGGACTTCTCTGGACTTTGGGAAGTCCGCAAAAAGCCTGTCGAGTCGCTGATCAGGGACAGGGACGGCAGCCAGGTTGGTGGAATGGGCGTGTGCGTCGGACAGCAGCCCCGTTACCGCCTCAAAGACGCTGGTCTTACCGACCTTCGGGAAACCGCAAAGGCCTATGTTCAATTGGTTACCTCCTCTGAGTTTCGAGGTTGCTCGCGCGCTTGCGTCCTGTCAACAGAGGAGTCGTGGAGCGTGCTTGGCGGGTTGGCGATATTCCCCGAGCGAGGGACTTCAGCGCAGAAATATGGTAGCCCGATCCAGTTGACGAAAACAACCAGCAGAAAGAACAGAACGCAGGCCAGAATGACGATGTGCTGCCTCTTGACACACGGCGGCTTATCGATCATGAGAGTCTGGACGACGTGGCGCATTGTCTCCAGGAGCGTGCCGGCAGAATGCTTGCACAGGAAGCGTCCGCATGGGACGGAGATACCGTTGATCTGCACGAGCATAAGGTAGTATTTGGTCGAGGAGTCTGCGATGGCGGGAAAGGTATATGCTGCCGAGTATTGCCTCTTGTCGCCGCCCAGATAGACGGGCTCGCCCACCCTTATTGGGTCATAATCCCTGAGGTCAACGTCCACAAGCTGCGTCAAGGTGATCCCAAACGGAATCGGCAGCGGCTCGTCCTGCGCCCCGCAGTATTGAGCCTTGAACACCAGATCAAAAGGTTGCGATCGGTAGTTGATCCAGGCTTCGCCGTTGGGCTCGATGTTGTTACGGGCGGCCAAGACCCTTGGGGCGCTGCCAGGATCGCAATCTGGAGACGTGAAATAGAACCCGAAGGACCTGAACTTGGAGTCCTTGATAGGCTCGAACTCGAAGCTTACTCTCTGTTCCTGGCCGATACTGTTAACATCGATCTCTTCAGTGAAAAGATCGGTATCACGGTCATCCGCTGCAAAGAGGTGAAACATGAGCTTCCCACCTTTCGGATTCGGCCCGCAGCCAAGTGCCGCGGTTATCCGGCAGAGTCCGTTCTGTGTGGCCGCGAACATCTGGCCCGCTATATGAGCAAGAGGTGTCTTAGTCCCTTTGAATACGTTGCCCAGTAGGTCCTTTGTCTGAGTGACAATGGTTCGCTTGGAGTATTTCTTCTGGCAGACAGCGGCCGCCCAAAACAACGAGGCCGGACTCGCTTGGTGCGTGAGGTTGACATGTTCAGGCTTTTGGGGGAGTTCAAAGAGCTTGCATCTCACCTCCGGGGGGCCATGGCGAATCAACGGCGCAACAAGACGTCCGTCAACGGAGAAGGTGACCTTGAGGAGGTGGGAGTATTCCGATTGGAAGAGATGGCTGAGGTTTCCAGAGAGGTCTCGCGTCCACACAAATGCGGGCGGGCCATACAGGTCACGGCGCGGGTATGAAGCCCCGTCGAGCGTTATCATGGACGAGAATCCAAACGAAGAACGGAAAGCGACAAGCCCAACGACAATCGCCAGCGCTAGCGCCTCAGCTATCCAGACCCATTTTTTCAGCTTCACGATGACAGCAAGCTTACGGCTGTAAATAACATGCCTATTTACAAAATCTTGATGGACTCATCACTAATACCAATACATGTTGCAAGCCGGTCAAATCTACCACAATCCAATAGAGCAGCGCTTGAGAATCTGCCGGGAGATTTCTTGAACATTCCGGATAGAAGACTAATCTTAAGATGTGATGAAAGCAGCAAGAATTGCTACAAGTTTTCGTTTGGACTTCTTTCGCGTTTTTGCCCATATCGTTGATAAACCACATATTGCTAGTCATGGCATAGACTGGCTTTGGGGGCGCAGCTCTAGCCTACACAAGCCCTAGCCGCTCACACACGGGGGGTGCGGGGCATCTTCTTTGGTTGAAGTCATGCTTTTAGTTTCTGGTCTTACATCTCAGCGATCGTTTCCCAGGTTGGAGGTCTTGCGCAAGTGAACAACGTGTGGGTCCGCGTCCTTCGGCGCGTAAAGCGGACGATCAACCGGCACAGCTTTGAGACATGGATCAAGAGCATGCACTACGAGGGATACAGGAAGGGCGTGCTGCGCCTCACGGTTCTGAACGACTCGCATCGGAATTGGGTCAACGAGAACTATCTCTCTTTGATAAGGGTGGCCGCAGGGGATATATGCAGTCGCGATGTCGAGGTCCAGATAAGCCTCAACGGGGTGCACGACGTTGAGGAGAAGGCGCCGGCTGTGCAGAGGTCTTTGCACAAAGCGCCCGTTGCTCACAGCTTGAGGCAGGGGCCGGCACTTCCTCATACCAATGGCG is a genomic window of bacterium containing:
- a CDS encoding choice-of-anchor D domain-containing protein, giving the protein DVAIGEYEVDQYEDDDVCGDASSIGADCVAQRHTLAPHDDIDWLKFDGLRGITYRVFTYDIEPYITDPDIYVYSGDCGSLTLIGSDDVPGLGQSGSVEFFCEETGTYYVEVRQHTSGEIGSYYYIAVCSELWPMVGCDKGHRGYMNAEGPTTNKVEWARTFGQFDLNAYASLDQTGRIFVSATDGTLYAVLPNGRLDWQYPTGLASDWGPVVDHAGNAVLALRGGMVSSVGPDGALNWALSTPLPAEITAPPTISDTGAAFFGLEDSSIAAAVADSGLAIMGYPFTPPPPVSGRVVGSPAIDSEGFVYFTTEGNVDVFNVFCIDPRSAVSLRWRSHVPPVILTAAPTLSHDDAELYVGGMDGVLYALDTNSGGNLWNFATGGPIVGSVAVHPDVGMVFIPSEDGSLYCVDPASPSAAVWEYATGGPIHSSPAVDIAGRIYFGSDDGFFYCLNPDGSLLWSYDFGIPVDSSPSLDSYGFVYITVGHELFVFDEWVPDPRAPESSCDCPAKVTSPLIPVTWVSRDNKSGVKSVSLWYRYSSGGTWGNWTDSGLVGYAEIGTFNFVPTQEGIYEFYTIAEDYAGNVEGAPASADCSCLYNTAYPESSCTSPEYDNAMPIPVQFTSNAVNGIFQTVLWYRYNGGAWTCSGQAKQASGGTIYFGVNLGNGTYDFYSVAIDAIGNEELRPTASTQPDTTTIYDMIRPVSSCWLTADGDYTSDSTIPIQFRGYDGLSGLNETVLYYRIGSGDWIDSGLSSTGAEGTFEFDTSATGEVKYDFTTVSEDNAGNVELGPSTAKASVVYDATAPESTCTLNSLTDTEILLNYDVVDSNLIVEVQLWYRLAFGDWAMHPKKGSGSSGMFTFVPLLGDGTYEFYTVAVDAAENVEPPAGLPDVLSIYFDVKAPESHCSAPAIATFNEIQVGFHVLELNNGVKEVKLFERFNDGDWEYTGLSRHGNDQGVFEVRLYDGDGAYGFYTTAEDYLGNIEDVPDTADAVVLLDREAPVSSCSSGEIASSAVISIAYEAQDAVSGVNRTKLFSSYNGAKFTDTGLVGYESSGAFSFDAILGDGEYAFYTVGVDEAGHRERIPDMPDTVTILDTQAPFSQCSCPSVTNATEVTVTFLAGDEGLGSVTVSLWFSFNFGVPEDSGLSMTAGTGAFDFELMHGEGIYSFFTLATDSGGNVEAAKDMECSVLYDATAPVSTCTSSTYANKSPLSIAFDAEDPDISFSIDGSGVRGTCLWYRFKRYAGVEFGDWQDSGVRMDLAEGTFSLWAKDGEGFYDLQTRADDRAGNVEALKDEPDCSVIYDVTPPASFCTSPGTVYEPKILIDYNVYEITSGLARVTLWYKFENGEFESSRITRTSPRGQITFMPKDGQGSYYFYTIGVDNAGNVERGPLEPDCQTIYALNEPDISVSPMSIDFGTLPPALGRTVTAYIEVSNVGLLPLNISDILIDTMIPAFTSTAGAMTIAAGASQLIDVSFSPPGLGQFNATLAITSNDPDEPLVEVTLTGQGAASMQNPSIRVAPQDLGFGTVTLGETKAGNFTVTNIGGADLVIYSVQNQQMVSVFSDARGASYYPHVVPPNGGTMTIRINFKPTAASDYSTFFVIRHNDFYTDLTSPGATTVACTGTGVTGGGPSIHVTPDRLDFGRVTVRTTAERSVTVSNVGGADLIITGMETVGSQTAYTDGQAPSWYPHVLQPGESTEMVRRFTPPTPGSYPGRFAILSNDPENPSYRVATTGEGVSGAGGPDIRLSHDDIRFGVVHLGGVADLSVEISNVGTADLEVSSLDVESSTPTVFGAFYNGSFPIVIAPGGSERISVTFHPAGEGDETGEVHVNSNDPGSPQLTITLSGVGSIGDDDYPVLNVSPRILDFGEVPVGSTKEMTITARNDGAVVLYIYRMVTPEPFGDGQDVSWYPFWVLPGSSVEMTVTFSPTESGFYNEGIGVSSNDPDWLAGRIEVTGTGVAGYRGPELSVSADKFSVHAGEELAISFGIQNPGPALAVDLLGAVVLPDGTFLFYPGFSMEPQPVFIRVAEAAAIGPIEILRVPFSNALPKGQYVFYAAVLNPYNYDMQIEGDIASATWVFE
- a CDS encoding DUF933 domain-containing protein → MNIGLCGFPKVGKTSVFEAVTGLLSDAHAHSTNLAAVPVPDQRLDRLFADFPKSREVQAKIEYFDPYLHEPSPEDAIGPSLNAVKGASVLGLVVRGFENPNVPYIFQTIDLKRAVAVSVERMFEADIVVCERRVEKIDVIYLKAKSDDLERERAIIVKCLDHLRGASPLSRLELSPEERAAIQSIEFLTAKPLLIVLNVDEKDASTERLKKIAADFKPLAPQYASVVALCARLERELLELEEEDRAMFMQDAGLADLAKERIIRASYDATETICFFTIGNDEVRAWPLRAGTTAIKAAGTVHTDMARGFIRAEVIAFDDYVKADSMREVKAQKLNRLEGKDYVVADGDIIEFRFHV
- a CDS encoding PQQ-binding-like beta-propeller repeat protein, which produces MRRTVIITGIVIAALASAVSLAGEPIWQMMMHDCRHTCQSKFNGPSRANIAWRTLSDQLLSGPVVVAEDGAIYAVAFPNGLFALDNSGALKWSQDCNLPSSVALGNDGTVYVPCGALHAFSSRGELKWRGPGVQNITVGPDGTIYACTVSSFCALSTEGDVKWEYYTDGRKVREPAVAPNGNVYVLEDYWSLEDGRLLALDSKGNLLWEQAVSGFEVSDLLAASDSSVIFYSLSQGILYCYGPNGELNWSFSTGMSFVPYDEAVAGDPCLGTSEEGTIYLLADKPWYVSTPNPPYESLFFALTSAGDLKWSLEIPGSPGNNIAIGANGTIYVGAIAGGTSDTLFSFQPDGTENWRTEIGGASEPVIGGEGVLYISGWGLTAIADYGSMYIDLFLAQSWFYPGDSLSLTVAGENMGRSTDVDFYLVMWDIDGNIYSWPTWQPGVSPGLTDFHIPYGTRWTLESFAELTLPTDSPPINRQARFWFAVALTKPQTMEFLCSADMENINFVTNWRP